A genomic segment from Marinifilum sp. JC120 encodes:
- a CDS encoding phenylacetate--CoA ligase family protein, with product MTRKDRTEGIYSRREVLDEGERRQYCALQLKELLTYAYRYSEDVKKRFDRAQFQVDKFKELADLKHIPILKKKELIFLQSMGPRLGGLLTKDLGELRRIFLSPGPIFDPEDRSEDYWGWTEGFYAAGFRSGDVAQITFNYHLAPAGLMFEEPLRNLNCAVIPAGPGSTNSQLEIMQKLRVTGYVGTPSYLMHLAQKAEEAGLNLRKDLYLEVAFVTGEKFSEKMRSDLEKKFDLIMRQGYGTADVGCIGYECYHKNGLHITNRAFVEICHPDTGIPLKDGEVGEIVITAFNKTYPLIRLATGDLSYIDRSPCPCGRSTPRLGNIVGRVDTTARIKGMFVYPHQVEQVMAHFEEVKRWQIEVTNPGGIDEMVLNIEVSNFKREDELLHMFREKIKLRPILKVLTPGSLPPQIRPIEDKRNWD from the coding sequence ATGACACGTAAAGATCGTACCGAAGGCATCTACAGCCGTCGTGAAGTACTTGATGAAGGTGAGAGACGCCAATATTGCGCTTTGCAGCTCAAGGAACTTCTGACCTATGCCTACCGTTATTCTGAAGATGTCAAAAAACGCTTCGACAGAGCACAGTTTCAGGTCGATAAGTTTAAAGAACTTGCGGACCTTAAACATATACCTATCTTAAAAAAGAAAGAACTGATCTTTCTGCAATCCATGGGACCCCGTCTCGGCGGACTCTTGACCAAAGATCTCGGTGAATTGCGCCGTATCTTTTTGTCTCCCGGTCCCATCTTCGATCCCGAAGACCGCTCCGAGGACTATTGGGGTTGGACTGAAGGTTTCTACGCTGCCGGTTTCCGTTCCGGGGACGTGGCTCAGATTACCTTCAACTACCATCTTGCTCCTGCCGGGCTGATGTTTGAAGAGCCCCTGCGCAACCTTAACTGCGCGGTTATTCCTGCTGGTCCCGGTTCCACCAATAGCCAGCTTGAAATCATGCAGAAGCTGCGTGTTACCGGTTATGTCGGTACCCCCAGTTACCTTATGCATCTGGCTCAGAAGGCGGAAGAAGCCGGCTTGAATCTGCGTAAGGATCTGTATCTTGAAGTGGCGTTTGTTACCGGGGAAAAATTCTCCGAGAAAATGCGTTCCGATCTGGAGAAGAAATTCGATCTGATCATGCGTCAGGGTTATGGAACTGCAGATGTAGGTTGTATCGGTTATGAGTGCTACCACAAGAACGGGTTGCACATTACCAACCGTGCTTTTGTTGAAATTTGCCATCCTGATACCGGTATCCCGCTCAAGGACGGCGAGGTTGGCGAAATCGTCATTACCGCTTTCAACAAAACTTACCCGCTGATCAGGCTCGCCACCGGTGACCTGAGTTACATCGACCGCAGTCCCTGTCCTTGCGGACGTTCCACACCGCGTCTCGGCAATATTGTCGGTCGTGTGGATACCACCGCACGTATTAAGGGCATGTTCGTTTACCCCCATCAGGTTGAACAGGTCATGGCTCATTTCGAAGAAGTCAAACGCTGGCAGATCGAAGTTACCAACCCCGGCGGAATCGATGAGATGGTCCTTAATATTGAGGTCTCAAACTTCAAGCGTGAAGATGAGCTGCTGCACATGTTCCGCGAGAAGATTAAGCTGCGCCCGATCCTCAAAGTCCTGACTCCCGGCTCTTTGCCTCCGCAGATCAGACCTATTGAAGATAAGCGTAACTGGGATTAG
- a CDS encoding PDZ domain-containing protein, which produces MIRNTVNKCARTVLVLCALFFVLGGCVKKNVPPEMAVSFLPCSGDFLDPVGDPLSFGKLMAEASKADYVLIGEGHTSICDHKAQFEIIEGLTRGHAKVAVGLEMVTAQKQDILNRFNLGQIPVSELSKELDWKNGWRYDFGMFKPIFDLAEKRRLTVGGLNFPFRLVKEVREKGLEGLSPEDRAMLPSEVISPAPEQEEGLKEVLAMHQGRDASDPKQIERFFLVQSLWDTGMAEKAVQLRKSSGHPVVILAGGGHVEHGWGIPRRLKVLDPQAKVMTIMPWRGDEFYPTAADSYFYCPPSYESRMGMTIEMRQGRAVITAVKRDRKGYKKGLRPGDIIAKAQGIPVTSLMAMHMAGSKAHKKDKPLVFTIDRRGELFDLDMGRLTRMKKDK; this is translated from the coding sequence ATGATTCGTAATACCGTTAACAAGTGCGCAAGGACCGTTCTGGTCCTTTGCGCACTTTTTTTTGTGCTTGGCGGCTGTGTGAAGAAAAACGTTCCACCTGAGATGGCAGTATCCTTTTTGCCCTGTTCTGGAGATTTTCTTGATCCGGTGGGCGATCCTTTATCGTTTGGTAAGCTCATGGCCGAAGCGTCAAAGGCTGATTATGTGCTTATCGGCGAAGGACACACCAGTATCTGCGACCATAAGGCCCAGTTTGAGATAATTGAGGGGCTTACCCGCGGGCATGCAAAGGTTGCCGTCGGTCTTGAAATGGTCACCGCTCAGAAGCAGGATATTTTGAACCGTTTTAATCTCGGACAGATTCCGGTGTCAGAACTTTCCAAGGAACTGGATTGGAAAAATGGCTGGCGTTACGATTTCGGCATGTTCAAACCCATTTTCGATTTGGCGGAAAAACGCAGGTTGACCGTGGGCGGACTTAATTTTCCTTTCCGTCTGGTCAAAGAGGTCCGTGAAAAAGGTCTTGAAGGGCTTTCTCCGGAGGACCGGGCCATGCTGCCGAGCGAAGTTATCTCTCCCGCGCCTGAACAGGAGGAGGGATTAAAAGAGGTGCTGGCAATGCATCAGGGCCGCGATGCCTCTGATCCTAAGCAGATAGAACGTTTTTTTCTCGTACAGTCCCTCTGGGATACGGGCATGGCTGAAAAGGCCGTGCAGCTGCGGAAAAGTTCCGGCCATCCGGTGGTTATCCTTGCCGGGGGCGGGCATGTTGAGCACGGCTGGGGCATTCCCCGTAGGCTCAAAGTCCTTGACCCGCAGGCCAAGGTTATGACCATCATGCCTTGGCGGGGTGATGAATTTTATCCTACAGCTGCGGATTCCTATTTTTATTGCCCACCGTCCTATGAAAGTCGCATGGGTATGACCATTGAAATGCGTCAGGGCCGGGCGGTAATCACTGCTGTGAAGCGGGACCGCAAGGGTTATAAGAAAGGTCTGCGTCCCGGGGACATCATTGCCAAAGCGCAGGGAATTCCCGTAACCAGTCTTATGGCTATGCACATGGCCGGGTCCAAGGCCCATAAGAAAGACAAACCGCTTGTCTTCACCATTGATCGTCGCGGCGAACTCTTTGATCTTGATATGGGCAGGCTGACCCGCATGAAGAAAGATAAATAA
- a CDS encoding bifunctional DNA-formamidopyrimidine glycosylase/DNA-(apurinic or apyrimidinic site) lyase — MPELPEVEVISRGLAKSLEGKTIESVKILNHSSVKMPWYLFSSRVAGEKITRIHRRAKLLIMDFGEDLHVTFHLKMTGRVLAHDGPTTPEPHTRIVFGLTDGGSIEFHDTRKFGEVRALNNEELQEWDFYKNLGPEPLEVTAEELAERITGRKAQIKGLLLNQSVVAGVGNIYADESLFRSHIHPKAKASDLSTESLVKLFTELQAVLKQAIQENGSSIRDYVDAGGDAGGFQNSFKVYGKKGEACPDCGKIFEGATVAGRTSTFCTNCQKMSD, encoded by the coding sequence ATGCCAGAATTGCCGGAAGTAGAAGTAATATCCCGTGGTCTTGCCAAGTCTCTTGAAGGCAAGACAATTGAATCTGTTAAAATTCTCAACCACAGTTCTGTGAAAATGCCGTGGTATCTTTTTTCTTCCCGCGTTGCCGGGGAGAAGATTACCCGCATCCATCGCCGTGCAAAGTTATTGATTATGGATTTTGGCGAAGATTTGCACGTGACCTTTCATCTCAAGATGACCGGACGGGTTTTGGCTCATGATGGTCCGACCACTCCTGAACCGCACACCCGTATCGTTTTTGGGCTTACCGACGGTGGTTCAATAGAATTTCACGATACCCGCAAGTTTGGTGAGGTGCGCGCCCTGAACAACGAAGAGCTTCAAGAGTGGGACTTTTACAAAAATCTTGGTCCCGAACCTCTGGAAGTAACAGCTGAGGAGCTTGCCGAACGCATCACCGGACGCAAGGCCCAGATCAAGGGCTTGCTGCTCAATCAGTCCGTGGTTGCCGGGGTTGGTAATATTTATGCTGATGAATCTTTGTTCCGTTCACACATTCATCCCAAAGCCAAAGCTTCCGATCTTTCCACTGAATCTCTGGTCAAGCTGTTCACTGAGCTGCAAGCGGTGCTCAAGCAGGCCATTCAGGAGAACGGCAGTTCGATCCGCGATTACGTAGACGCAGGCGGAGATGCCGGGGGATTTCAGAACAGTTTTAAAGTTTATGGTAAGAAAGGCGAAGCCTGTCCCGATTGCGGCAAAATCTTCGAAGGTGCAACAGTCGCCGGACGAACTTCTACTTTTTGCACTAATTGTCAGAAGATGAGTGATTAG